The Rhodopirellula halodulae DNA segment ATCGTGGCTTGGCACGCCTGAGCGATATTCTTGTACGCTCCATCGCCCACGGCGGCTAGGAGCGCGACGCCAAAGGCGGGCCCCTGTTCGACCTTCAGGGTCGTGATTTTTTTGCCAAAGACGTCCGCCTGCATTTGACGCCAGAAAACGTTCTTGCTTCCGCCGCCGCTGGCACGAATTTGACGCACGGGAACACCGAGAGACTCGATAATTTCCAGACTGTCACGCAGTGCAAACGTGATGCCTTCCATCACCGATCGCGTCATCGCCGCTCGATCATGGGTCAAATTCATGCCCACAAAGGCGCCGCGTGCGTTGGGGTCGGCGTGGGGTGTGCGTTCGCCATTCAGGTAGGGCAGGAACAACATTCCGCCGCTTCCCGCAACGGCCTTTTCGGCTTCCTGGGTTGCCGCACCGAAACGCTTCGCGGCAGGAATCCCCGCCAACCCTTGGACCACCTGATCCACCCACCACTGGAGCGATCCGCCACTGGTCAGGTTGACGCCCATCATGTGCCACTTACCACGCACAGCATGACAGAAAGTGTGCAGTCGACCGGATGCATCGACGCTGGGTTCGTCACTGTGCACGAACATCACGCCGCTCGTGCCAATCGATGTGCTCAACAGGCCTTTCTTCACGATGCCATTGCCGATCGCTCCCGCGGCACAGTCACCCGCACCACCAACGACCTTGCAGTCCGTCGTCAGCCCCAGTGCTTTGGCGGCTTCGCTGGTCAGCGTTCCGGTCACGTCTTCGGATTCGACCACGCGAGGCAGCAAGTCTTCGGACAGATCCAGTTTGCTGAGCAAGGACTTGGACCAGTTGCGATTTTTGACGTCCAACAACAAGGTGCCGCTGGCGTCACTGACTTCGGTGACGTAGTCGCCAATCAAACGACGTCGGATGTCATCCTTCGGCAGCAAGACCTTTGCTAAGTTTCCGAAGTTGCGTTTCTCGTTGTCACGCATCCAAAGGATCTTGGGTGCCTGAAATCCGGTCAGTGCTGGATTGGCGACCATGCTGATCAATTTTTCACGCGACCCGGCGGCGGACGTGA contains these protein-coding regions:
- the xylB gene encoding xylulokinase, whose amino-acid sequence is MAHYLGIDVGTSGTKTLLIDETGNVIAEANAEYPMEQPKPGWTQQDPEDWWTATKKTVRAVMKKSGVDKSDVKAIGLSGQMHGSVFLDRDDKVIRPAILWNDQRTAEQCEQITSAAGSREKLISMVANPALTGFQAPKILWMRDNEKRNFGNLAKVLLPKDDIRRRLIGDYVTEVSDASGTLLLDVKNRNWSKSLLSKLDLSEDLLPRVVESEDVTGTLTSEAAKALGLTTDCKVVGGAGDCAAGAIGNGIVKKGLLSTSIGTSGVMFVHSDEPSVDASGRLHTFCHAVRGKWHMMGVNLTSGGSLQWWVDQVVQGLAGIPAAKRFGAATQEAEKAVAGSGGMLFLPYLNGERTPHADPNARGAFVGMNLTHDRAAMTRSVMEGITFALRDSLEIIESLGVPVRQIRASGGGSKNVFWRQMQADVFGKKITTLKVEQGPAFGVALLAAVGDGAYKNIAQACQATIEVAAETKADRSAKKTYDKLFPVYQSLYGSLKDDMHQLAELQSTP